TGCACTGAATTAGTTATTTTATCCTTCTCGTTCTCTGACAACAGCCACAACCCTCACTAGATATTGCTCCATGTATTTCCCGTACAATACTACGTACCCTCAAAATATTACAGCCATTTAACACACTTTCTTATCTTTTCCTCGGTATATTTTACTAGCCCAGGCCTTTTATAAAAGCCAATAACCAAAGTCATCAGGACCCATTCAAGAATAAACCCTTTCTCTGCAAAGAATGATGGCACaataaaaagttttgatttCATGCAGAGGAGAACTAGGATCCCAAACAAAATTGCTGATAACTGATGTCACACTGATTATCCATGAGTTCTGCAGAACATcagtgcaattaaaaaaatgaaataccacaatttttgtctttttttttttaaactatattcTGTTAAGGTGATGGTTCTAATTTTACAGTGGTCATctttaactgttttaaaatatataaacaccCTACATTATTATACTTAGGAAATAGtgtctgaaaacagacaaaggTGTCTCTAAAGTTGTATCAAATCTCTGTCAGCTATCATCATCACATGGTGGGATGGTTCACAGGAAGACACCTGCAACTTTACCTTGAAACAGCTCTTCATGAAGTTtagaaagcagagaagaaagttCAGGTGGAAACTGGATTTCTCAACAGGAGTTTACTCTCTCCACTACAGGATgaacagcagcactgacacATTACTGGTACCAGCTCTAACTGCTCTGGGGATGACAAAATTCTTGCACTACTTTATTACTGCTGAGTTTCTACCTTCTTAATCTCTAACACTGGGCAGGCTGGATACATTTTGCCTCTGGCACCGTGCTCCTTGTACGGTGTACCACACAGAGCTAGAGCTCTGTCTTGCAACATGGAAAAGCAGTGGGGAAGTGGATGGCAAAAGCACAGATACAGCCTGAAAGCTACAGACGTGTGGACCTTGCAAATGGCCTGCGCAGTCAGCACGGAGACAACCAGTGCTCGATACTGTCAGGATGGAGAAGACgtctgggcaggggctgctttCCAACACCAGCTCTGTCTTCTGTGTTCCTTGCATGAGAAACAGCTTCATCAGGAAGACAAACAGCTCCGTGTCACCGTCCCCAGGTCACTCACATTCAGCCCAGGCTCTGTGGATCCGCAACTGGAAAAGGTGACTCAGAATGACTTCAACAAACAGCTTAAACTGACCACATGGGGAAATCCTacctaaaagaaaaagtaatttatcaAGAAAGTTGCAGCGTAATCACTCATTAATCTAAATAGACAGTATGTGATCCCTGAGGAATTCACACTAACTCGTATCAAACAAGATTATCCCTCTTGTGAGGGCAGAATGGGACCACCACGATGCTGAGCGAGTTGGATAAGACATTTGCACAGGTGCAGGGAAGCAAATGTAGGCTTGCTGGATACCAAGCTAGCCTCACAACTGCCCTGGCTCCTAAAGACACTACAGCAGGCGTGCTAGAGGTGAATTATGCCATATTGCTTGAGGATCCAGAGAAACAGAGATCAAGCTTTGTGTACCTGTAGGCACAAGAAGTAAGACAAACTCCCCAACAACAGCTCAGGACAGAAATTTTGATATGGTCTGTAACCTGTTTTCTTAgatcctctcttttctttttcctcttatcGATGAGCAGTTACTAAATTGCTATTTCACACAcataaaaaaggacaaaaaaaagtataggatttttttccaggatcttaaaaaaaaataacagaagagacTGACACTTAACAGCGTAGAGGAATCAGTGCCATGGTGATTCCCCGTGCACTGCCTAGTCTCTCAAGAACACTGCGCCCCTTCCAGCAGcgtttttgatttctttcttgtctATAGACCTTCGCTGTTTTGATGGAGTTGATACCCATGTATAACATTTCAGGGAAGGACAACAAATATCATGTGtccctgtctgtgctgctgtgcccacCCGGCACTCCATCAGTGCTTACTTACCCTAGCACTCTAAACCATCTGAGcagcttccaggaaaaaaaaaaaaataaagaaagaagagttaGCCTgctatgtaaatattttcccttcagcTCAAACTCCCACCTTCATTTTGGTTGGCCTAAATTTCAGGCAATCTCACATCAGCGGCAGATTTTGTGCATATAAAACTGTCACTGCTTCAGCGTGCTAACTTGAGCTTGTAAGGTTAAAATTAGAGTGCAGCTTCACGGGGAAGTGgagattttctgtcttctgagaAGATCCAGGATTGGCTTCTAGCCTGAGAAGGCTGCGTTCACTTGTGGGGGTATCAGAGAGAACAGAAGGGGGAGGTGTGAGGTACAGGCCTAATTTCAGACTCTGCTTCTCCAGCATTTCTTTCTAGAGTTGTACCAGGGGGCTGCAATTTCTACTCAAGAGCCACATATCCAAGATTTAGGCGTGTCAGTCCTTGGCATCATGCTACACTCCCTCTGTGAACCCAGCCCTAACGTACCCGGCCACAGCGACCTCTCCATCTGTCTGGAGTTTCAGAGTCTGTataaaaaagcacttttatCTTGCACTAAGCAAGATAATCACTTATCCCTTCTTTTTTTAGATAGTGCTTTTAACTTGTACGATACTAACCAGCTCGTGTTATGCTGTATCCTATCGATgactttttagaaaaaaatctgagcaacTCACATGCTAACTAGTGTAAGATAAATATGCAATGAGAGGTAgaacatttagattttttttcctgtaacctTGAAAGCAAAGGATTTAATAGCGtaaacttcaaaaagaaaatgacctacAGTCTTcatcttctcatttttattgGATCTGGCCGGGactcagttcttttttttttcacaggaacCTCCATGGCGCTGTGTTTTGGATCTGTGACTACAGCAGCCTTGATAACACACCGGTGTTTTGGCTGTTGCCCAGCAGCGCCTGCACAGCATCAGAGCTCTGTCTGTTTTTTactctgctccccagcaccacctgcAGTGGGGTTGGGAAGAATTCAGCTGGCCAGAGGGATATTCCACACCAGATAAcatcacactcagcaataaacaCATGGGGCCATGGGGTTGTCTTACAAGATAGCCATTGCTCAGCAACATGCTGGAGCTGTCTGCTTTTGGGATATGGTATGGGATCGTCTCGTATTACTTGGTCATTTTATCCCCTTACCTTCAGTTACTAAAATGCTTCTCCTGACCCACCAGTTGTTCTCAATTCTCTTCCTATTCTCTTCCCTGTCCTGCTTGGAGGTGTGGTGTGAGCAATCAGCTGTGTGGCTCCTTAGGCACTAACAGCAATCTGCTTTGGCTCCTGAACAGGGACTTCAGGGGGTTCAAGACAGTGACAGATTTGATAAGCGTGTGCCAGGCTGAACTTAGAGCTGTTTACCTGgcacttgctgctgctggtcacAACGTTGACTTCTCTGTTCTGGATGTTGATTGATTTGTTCCCTCACTTGCTCCATTGCTTGCTCCCTTTCCTTCTGTACATCATACACCAGGGGCTGTTAATGGTGCTGTGGCTGTGTTATCATTCTGGTTTGCCTGGAAGAGCTACAAGAAAAGCACTGGCCTTGAGCCTAATCTGGTATCTGGCCCCTGCACTGCTGCCATCCCCGTATTCTGCGAACCATTTTGTGGAGACAATCAGCAGTTGgtcctttctcctcttctccaggagcCACTTTGTGAAGGAATGATCAAAGACATCTTCTGCTTCCACCCTCATTGCAGTGGCCCTCCAAATTCTTGCATAACCCTGTGTAACCACAGTGCTTGTACTGGTGCTGATTACGGCTCTTCATAGGGTTAACCACCCCGCTGGGAATCCCACACAGCAACGTGCCCCGAGGCAACTAACTGCAGGGCAGCAAGGCACCTGGGAGAACTTGAGCAGGTAGCTAGGGCAGCTTTCTCACTGCCATGCCCGTGAGCCACGCCGCCAAGGTGCACCTTTGCAGCACACGCAGGGTGCTGGGTTTTGGATCTGTGACTAAAACAGCCTTGATaacacagcagtgttttggCTATTCCCCAACAGCGCTTGCAGAGCACCGAAGTCTTGCCTGTTTCTCACCGTGCCCCATTCTCACCCTTCAAAATGAATAAGCTGGAGGTGGGTAAGGAGTTTGGAAGGGGGcacagctgagagagctgaTCCAAACTGCccatttttcatctgaaaaatgctAGAGATGGACATTTAATGTAAGACTAAAATGTCGATCCACACTTTAGTAAGGGAGAGGATTAGAAACCCTGCTGTCAAAAGGTCACGTGGTACCTTctggtggaagaaaaacaaagacaaaaaaggaaagaaaagatttttaaagcaatcatCATGGGCTTCTGGACAGACACAGGCTGAAAAATCTATAGTAAATGAGTGGCAGCAAGCCAACAGAACAATGCAGTTCTTCAGGTCAGTGTCTCAGTAGTACACACAGTGGTGAAAACAGACTAGCCTTCCTAATAAGCACTTTTTTCCCAAATTAGAATAATGACAATGTCTTAAAGAAAGGGGTTAAAGCACGGCACATAGCAGAATTGCTAAATGTCATCCTAAGATGACTGAAACTGGATGAATGCCTTCCTCAATTCTGAGACTTGTGATTGTCTGTGATCTCATTACATGATGAAACTGCTTTAGAAAGAGCTACCCAAAGAAGTATGTACTATTATATGAAGCAAAATGTTAACTGAAGGTCTCATATATAGCACATCATCTGATCCCTACATCATCTCTGTAAAGTTAAGGATTCCTGAATCAAAAACCTGTAGATTGCTAGTCAAACTAAAACTCCTGCAGAGGCCAAAGTATTATCTAGCTCCTATGGAGAAAAATGGCTCTACTTGTCCAGTTTTTTGTAGCCTTTTCCAATGTATCtcaattttacttttccttaaGCAAAATGTGTGAGTTCCCTCTGTGAACACACAACAGGCACTGACATTTTCTAACTCTTGCAGAGCACTAAACTAAAGCAAGAACTGCAGCAATCTCAGATTCACACTATTGTAATTAAATGAGGTTCGTGTGTCCGATTTGACTGAAATGTAGACTCTTCTCACAGACTTACGATGTTGCAGTAATGCCACTAAGATGAAACAACTGACTGTAAAgtcataaaaatatgtaaattatcAGTGACATTGCTATGACATAACACTGGGTTATCAGTAAAGTGATTTGTGTTCTTGTGTGCTCACAGCTCTTATCTGGTTTGttcacatgaaataaaaaatggttcTTGCTGAAAAACAATCCTTACTTATTTCAAAATCCTATTAGCTAAGCTTGTTACCGAAAAATTGGGGAATGGATGTCAGAagactgagaaaaggaaaagaaagattcaTGATCATATCTGCAGCTACATCAACTCAGAGAAATTTCAAGGTCTCGCTCACACTTCAAAACGTGGAGTTAGTCTGTTAGTACCAGAAGGATCCCTCCCACTGTGGTACAGGAAACattgttttgtgaaaaaaaaggtcatctttttgtgccttttttcccccttataaCAGCTCATACATATTCAAATAGCCAACACCAAGCCTTTTTGGGCAAttactgaaaacactgaagccAAACTTCCTCTACAGTGCAGTTACATTCTGCAAACTGATTGCTTCAAACGGTAGTGTCCTACCCAGAAAAATGGGGACAGAaggagctaaaaaaaaacacaccccaAACATTAATGCTTTTACTAATACAGAAGAAACAATAGGGCTACGAGCGTGACACGGAGTCAGGGCTCTTACATCACAACCTCAAGCATCTTTCTTGAAAGGggataaacaaaataaagaatataccttgcttttgcttctctggcCCTCATACATTTATGGAGACAGCAATGGGTCTGACCAGTCTGTACTGTCAGTAATAAGGTGTAAGTCAGAATGAGTACCCAGGCAGTTTCCTGGTAGCGTGCTGAGACTGTCGAACTGGCAGGCAAAGCAGCAGACAGCGTTTGTTAATAGAGCAAATTGGATCAGAAGTTGCCTGGACACAAATCAGGAATAAGCTACAATTTTCACTAACTCAATGAACCGAAATCCTGGTGGTTATTTGTTAGTTTAAGTTATttaatagtgatttttttttaaacatagcCAAGATAAACATATGAAGACCCTCACTGTGGAAATCAAAATGGAGACACGATGTCTGCTGACTTCAGCTAACTTCTGTGTGATATTCCAACCTCCTTTCCAGTACTCACCTCCTTTGTCTCCTGCCTGATGTTCTGCCCCCAATTTATTACCTGAGAACTTCATTACCTAATGCTGTCAGGTTAAATGATGAATGTGGAATATACGGCAGATACTTTTTCCTTCATCCTAGAAAATACACAGTTTCTTTCAAAGCATGTTTGCTCATTAAAGGTGTTCCTGCAGCCAGTGAGGTCTGGTAATAGGATTAACTCTGCTCAAAACAGCCATCAGCTGAGCAGGCAGATTAACAAGATCATCTCACATGTTGCATGACATCTTTGGCCGTGCTAATGCCAAACAGCAATTTCTAAGACTAAGTTAAAACATGCCataaagaaaagctgcagagatgcagaaaggataaaaaacaactgcttaaaaaaatgtattccgCAGACAAAGTAGCATCACACTGAACAAAGCAAATATTGTTATTTGCAAGTGAGGAAGCTGCTCCATAAGCGAGTGTTAAAATTCCTTCCATGTCCCAGATACTTTTCGTTAATGGATATTTCTCACCCTGAAGTAGGAAGGTATGAGTTAAACAACTGAGGTAGAAAGCACACAAGGAAGGCCAATACGAAATATACGGAGGGATGCTGAATATCTTGTTTCAGAAAGCCAGTTAGCTGCTGCACCATACTCAGTCTGTTTGTGGCCGAGGATCCTGGATCCTCCTTGTGCGCTTCCTGCCCTAAGCTACCCACCCAGCGCAGCGCAGCCGACGGGTTCTCAGCTGATGGGGATCACCCAGCAGCCACAAGCAGCTCAGCTGCGCTGCAGTGGAGTCAGGCAGGGGTAAGTTAGAACCTGCCTGGATTTCTCTCCACCACGCTGCAGCCAGACACCTACACAGTGCCCACACTTACTCTGGTCCAGCTACTGTGACCCCAACATCCCCATTTCAACCTCCTACAAAATTTGCACACAAACCTCACAAAATTGCTTCCTGAGGCATCCAGCGTGGCAAATCTGTCAACCTCACCAGCCAGCCTAGCGGTCACCTCAGCCCTGCCTCCTAAAGGACGTACAGATGACACAGCTGAAGCATGAAAGAACGTAGCAAGGCAGAGAGGACCCAGCTCTGGTCTTCTGACAGCATTTTGTTAAGAGTCTCAGCTCCGGGAAGATTCTCCCAGACTATAAGAGCACCTAAAAATCAGGGCTGCTGGCTaagcagggaaataaaacattcatatgGCACCGTTCTTAATGTATCAGTCAAAGACTACCACTTCAGCTTGCACTAGCAGATGGAGAAGTTATTGCAGCTTACACCATCAGACAAATTAGCCCACCCATCGATCTGCTGTCAGATTCGCAAGCTCTCAAGCTTACCAgtctttcagcagaaaaagagaagtctcaagctgcttttctttagggaaaaataaagctcttcCCAAGTTCAAATAGCAATAAGTTTTGTTTATCCTAGAGACTCCGACTGCATCAGGGCTTTCTAagcataaattaaatttatgctgtaacagcagcagagagggagcTTAATTACAATGACAATGTAACTCAATCTAGGCAGTGCTCTCATTTTCTGTACCAAaaatttccttctgaattttTACGCTTGGCCTAGACCCAAgtagcagcaaaaccagaacTACACAGATATTAGCGGCCTTACAAGGGACTTCACCATCAACAGGCTGTACACGAAGCACGTAATGTTACCAATTCTTACATCCACAGAGGGCATCCGCCAGCTGAAGACAACACATGTGTTTATGGAGGATCTGAATTTTCACCGCAGGATCCTCCTCCCCCTAACTTTAACCTTAACCTTCAGATACTGCTGAAGAAGCTCAACAGCAAGGTCTGTCTGTTTCAGTGGCCATCAGGGCACACAAACCATGGCAGCTACTTACTCCACAGTACCGGTCGTCGCTGAATATCTGCGGTGGCAGCGGGTTGCCTTGTGCGGGCTGCCTGTCCTCGGGAATGTTTTTGTACATCCACTGTCTTTTCTCCTCTGACATTGTGATATCCACTTCTTCAAACTCGATGCGATTGGCTTCCAGAAACCTCACCACATCTTGTTGCCTCTTCTTTATCTAGATGAAcgaaaggaaaaagcaaaacaatacaTCAGAGCAAGGCCCCCATAACCCAGACTCATTTGCAAACCTGAGTGCATTCCTTCTATCCTGTCCCACATCCACATGACAGAAAGTCACAAGCtcaggaagagagaggagaaaatattttttccagttttaaattCATCGCAGTCAaacactgctgcttctctgcaagTTGGCAAAGGTTATGCTTCCTTGCTTCATTTTTAGAAGGCTGTCTCTCTAGTCCTACTGTGGGAATGTCAGCCTTTACTCTCTAgaagaagctttttaaaaataatctgtataGGACTGTAACAAGTAGGAGGTAAAAGATGTAGCTGGTTTTCAAAATCATTCGGGGCTACATTTTTGAAGTATACAGGCAGCTAGAAATGCAAGGTGAGCAACCTGGCATGTCCCAGAAGAGTCTATAGGTGTCTATAGGTGTCCACTGAGATAAACACGTTGGTACATctgagagggggaaaaaaagaagcacactCCACGCCAGCtgcacatatttttgttttcctagacATCTTGTAAAAATGCAGCTCCATGGTTTCCTAAAGAAGGCTCGCTGAATCTTTAATTAAGGGTGTCTGTCTGCATAATACACATGCCTAAAAATAAGCATGATCTCATCTCCTGAAAACTAACTTCGCTGCAAAAAAAGGCATTAGGTATGTACTAAACGTATGGGGTTTCTGCCCCTCAAAGAGATTATCATCCTCATGCAAAAGCCCAACAGAAGCAGAAGGCTGGCAGTTTTTAGCTGATTGCACCTACCTAATGTCAGCTCTCACCAGCTAGCTGGGCTCCAAGCAGATGCAGTCAGGTGAAGACGACATCTGCCTCACAGAGGATTTTATACCAAGACAGCAACCTTGAGAAAGAAAGCATGTGGGGCTGAGGAGAGCTGTACTCATTTGTCTCAATCCTCTCTGCATTCTCTTCAGTCcgtgctgtatttttttatctACTTAATGAAACAAATTCCTTCAGAAAGAAGCTACAAATTACACGCTGTATTTTTACAGCTATCATCAACGGAattatttgatgaaaaaaaaaaatacagctttaatatttttacagtattcCTGGAGTGTTGGATCCACACAGCCGCCGATTGGCATAAAGCCCAGGTGGATGAATCACGCCTGTGGGCATCATATGACCCAGATGCTGTTTGGAAATCAGAGGATTTTTCAAGTGCATGTGAGCTGTTCTTGTCGCACAGCCCATCCTGTCCACCTAAATGCACCACGAAAAGGCACAGCTTTTGGTGATGGAATCACTGTTTCCTTGAAAATAAGAGAGTAGCCAGCTCAAGAAACCAGAAAGACAAAGGGCTTAAAAGATGACTGCCTTCCTAAAGAAATGGGCTGCATCATCAGTTCGTGTCTCacaggcttttttcttcctcccttttatttttttaaacatacacagCATTGGATTTGAGGCATATTGTGCAAGGATCATTTTTTCACGCGGAAGGCTACAAATTGCTTGCAAGCAATGGATTATCCACAACAGCAAAACGACTGCATCATCGTCATCACTGCCGGGACCGACACCAACCTGACTTTTGCAGCTTCCTTACAAATTGCAAACAGGAATCGTGTTGTCAGTGCAGAAGTCAAGGATGAAAAtaccttcctctctcttttagaaaataaataaatacaaaaaaagctGCAAGAGAGGcccaaaacaaacactttttcttccagtaCTCTCTACTGTGCACACAAGTTTAAGTGCCACTCAGCTTTAAGCAGATCCCTAATACTTTACCCTTCACACCATGAGAGTTTCTCCCACAAACACACATTTCCcaatttctccttttaattttataaaccTAATTAAGATGTTGAAGGGAAATAAATtgttggggatttttttttgcctttttttttttttttttaaatccagaagCTTTGCAATTCTCCACATGACATCTGCGTGAGTTATCAGCTGTGGGTGTGCCAGCTGcataaatttaaacaaaatgccCTGAAAATTTTTAGCCAAAAAAGtcacatctcctcctcctcctccccctagTGAGTTGACTGAAGTCAGTAAAATGAAGCGAGAGAactatttacattaaaaatccC
The nucleotide sequence above comes from Aythya fuligula isolate bAytFul2 chromosome 3, bAytFul2.pri, whole genome shotgun sequence. Encoded proteins:
- the SH3BGRL2 gene encoding SH3 domain-binding glutamic acid-rich-like protein 2 — protein: MVIRVFVASSSGSVAIKKRQQDVVRFLEANRIEFEEVDITMSEEKRQWMYKNIPEDRQPAQGNPLPPQIFSDDRYCGDYDGFFESKESNTVFSFLGLKPNLASKES